A single genomic interval of Deinococcus ruber harbors:
- a CDS encoding ATP-dependent DNA helicase: MIITRLTSLPGIGDTLAARIIRHLGRGHESIALMNVQDNPYSLIGVPRIGFKLADRVALHLGIRPNSPLRHEHGNAYILNEDGTLPAHEFDVQRQKLDLTSPEHRRLSVVEESGRVWLPDVLEAEKQFAGWVSGLTLGQPPYLGQLTVTPELDALLGVLDQPQRSAVLHAVFGRNTHLMGLTGGAGTGKTEVIGSMVRVAHASSLLTAVAAVAGKASDRIRESLVRNHAVAEYAGTIHKLLGYNGSAYSAGYLPYQLIILDEASMIPTMLLWEVVKRLQPGARLILVGDQGQLPPVGYGQPFSDLLTLGMPTLHLEHNYRSPHVQGIIRTANAIRQGTVLKTPGDDSLSLQVASDLSTQATELLEGLAETPLDDWQLITWRNDDAMAYNLAAQNILNPDGFPLFSFRLFGQEQDWAEIRSGDKVMVKTNAYEYGVFNGQLGTAIDTAEVEIVSVRQAETLEDWADADEDGKIRSVTRALCVRIKIGGEIVNVPVAEAAELLTLGYAITVHKAQGSDWETVIIYQPGGVSFDASRWWYTSVTRAKTRCHVLFEVKVKGGDGAPLWWANTRRRLDVGSSIFVGRVKKAISERLNLPVPSHSEPSIQERFGL, translated from the coding sequence ATGATCATAACCCGTTTGACGTCCCTCCCTGGAATCGGGGACACCCTGGCCGCCCGCATCATCCGGCATCTCGGACGCGGCCATGAATCCATCGCGCTGATGAACGTGCAGGACAATCCCTACAGCCTGATTGGCGTGCCGCGCATCGGCTTCAAGCTGGCCGACCGGGTGGCCCTGCATCTGGGCATCCGCCCGAACAGCCCACTGCGTCACGAGCACGGCAACGCCTACATCCTGAACGAAGACGGCACGCTGCCTGCCCACGAGTTCGACGTCCAGCGGCAGAAGCTCGACCTGACCAGCCCGGAGCACCGCCGCCTGTCGGTGGTCGAAGAGTCGGGCCGGGTGTGGCTGCCGGACGTGCTGGAAGCGGAGAAGCAGTTCGCTGGCTGGGTGTCCGGCCTGACGCTCGGGCAGCCCCCTTACCTGGGGCAGCTGACCGTCACGCCGGAACTGGACGCGCTGCTGGGGGTGCTGGATCAGCCGCAGCGCAGCGCAGTGCTGCACGCCGTCTTCGGACGCAACACCCACCTGATGGGTCTCACCGGCGGCGCAGGCACTGGCAAGACCGAGGTGATCGGCAGCATGGTCCGGGTGGCCCACGCCTCCAGCCTGCTCACGGCGGTGGCCGCCGTGGCAGGCAAGGCGTCTGACCGCATCCGCGAGAGTCTGGTTCGCAACCACGCGGTTGCCGAGTACGCGGGCACCATCCACAAGCTGCTGGGCTACAACGGCAGCGCCTACAGCGCTGGATACCTGCCGTACCAGCTGATCATCCTCGACGAGGCCAGCATGATCCCCACCATGCTGCTGTGGGAGGTCGTGAAGCGCCTGCAGCCGGGCGCACGCCTGATTCTGGTGGGCGATCAGGGCCAGCTGCCCCCGGTCGGATACGGCCAGCCGTTCAGCGACCTGCTCACGCTCGGCATGCCCACGCTGCACCTGGAGCACAACTACCGTTCCCCGCACGTGCAGGGCATCATCCGCACCGCCAACGCCATCCGCCAGGGCACCGTGCTCAAGACCCCCGGCGATGACAGCCTCAGCCTGCAGGTGGCCTCTGACCTGAGCACGCAGGCCACCGAGCTGCTGGAAGGGCTGGCGGAAACGCCGCTCGACGACTGGCAGCTGATCACCTGGCGCAACGACGATGCCATGGCGTATAACCTCGCCGCGCAGAACATCCTGAACCCGGACGGCTTCCCGCTGTTCAGCTTCCGCCTGTTCGGGCAGGAGCAGGACTGGGCCGAGATTCGCAGCGGCGACAAGGTGATGGTCAAGACCAACGCCTACGAGTACGGCGTGTTCAACGGGCAGCTGGGCACCGCCATCGACACGGCGGAAGTCGAGATCGTGAGCGTGCGGCAGGCCGAGACGCTCGAAGACTGGGCGGACGCCGATGAAGACGGCAAGATCCGCTCGGTAACCCGTGCGCTGTGCGTGCGGATCAAGATCGGCGGGGAGATCGTGAACGTCCCGGTGGCTGAAGCCGCCGAGCTGCTGACCCTCGGGTACGCGATCACGGTCCACAAGGCGCAGGGCAGCGACTGGGAGACGGTGATCATCTACCAGCCGGGCGGCGTGAGCTTCGACGCCAGTCGCTGGTGGTACACCTCCGTCACGCGGGCGAAAACGCGCTGCCACGTGCTGTTCGAAGTGAAGGTGAAGGGCGGCGACGGCGCACCGCTGTGGTGGGCGAACACCCGCCGCCGTCTGGACGTGGGCAGCAGCATCTTCGTCGGGCGGGTCAAGAAGGCCATCAGTGAGCGCCTGAACCTCCCCGTTCCCAGCCACAGCGAACCCTCGATTCAGGAACGGTTCGGCCTGTGA
- a CDS encoding phosphoadenosine phosphosulfate reductase domain-containing protein — MSASQLSLWQTERQGLLDALELTAMSLREYGERHRHWVVAYSGGKDSTATVTALDWLIAQGRVPAPESLTILYADTRMELPPLQASAMQVLARLEARGAMVKTVLPPLDKRMLVYILGRGVPPPKNRFRWCTRQLKIDPMVETQQALIQQHGEILLLTGVRVGESAARDQRIALSCGKDGAECGQGWYQAQEFPGLNKLAPLLHWRVCNVWDWLTGQEHGLAHGYPTSMLAEAYGGDEAAEINARTGCMACPLASRDVALEAIVELPQWAHFKAVLRLRALWEELRAPHFRLRKPDGRMGPLTFEARMYGLRYVLAIQDEVNALAAALNLPGLDILNIEEHARILELIDAQQWPNGWDGTERRGDDQYFRDANAGSDWMYADLELHNGLGGLS; from the coding sequence ATGAGCGCTTCGCAACTCTCCCTCTGGCAGACCGAACGACAAGGCCTGCTCGATGCACTGGAACTCACGGCCATGAGCCTGCGCGAGTACGGCGAGCGGCACCGGCACTGGGTCGTGGCCTACTCCGGCGGCAAGGATTCGACGGCCACCGTGACGGCCCTCGACTGGCTGATTGCTCAGGGCCGTGTGCCCGCGCCGGAGAGCCTGACGATTCTGTACGCCGATACCCGTATGGAACTGCCGCCGCTTCAGGCGAGCGCCATGCAGGTCCTTGCCCGTCTGGAAGCGCGGGGCGCAATGGTCAAGACCGTGCTGCCACCGCTGGACAAGCGGATGCTGGTGTACATCCTGGGCCGCGGCGTCCCTCCACCCAAGAACCGTTTCCGCTGGTGCACGAGGCAATTGAAGATCGACCCGATGGTCGAGACGCAGCAGGCGCTGATTCAGCAGCACGGCGAGATCCTGTTGCTGACTGGCGTGCGCGTGGGCGAAAGCGCCGCTCGTGACCAGCGAATTGCCCTCAGCTGCGGCAAGGATGGCGCGGAGTGCGGGCAGGGCTGGTACCAGGCCCAGGAGTTTCCCGGCCTGAACAAACTGGCTCCGCTGCTGCACTGGCGCGTGTGTAACGTCTGGGACTGGCTGACCGGTCAGGAACACGGATTGGCCCACGGCTACCCCACCTCGATGCTGGCAGAAGCCTACGGTGGTGACGAGGCGGCAGAGATCAACGCCCGCACCGGCTGTATGGCCTGCCCGCTGGCGAGCCGTGACGTGGCGCTCGAAGCCATCGTGGAGCTGCCGCAGTGGGCGCACTTCAAGGCTGTGCTGCGGCTGCGGGCGCTGTGGGAAGAACTGCGTGCCCCGCACTTCCGCCTTCGCAAGCCCGATGGACGCATGGGGCCGCTGACGTTCGAGGCCCGCATGTACGGCCTGCGTTACGTGCTGGCGATCCAGGACGAAGTGAATGCTTTGGCTGCCGCGCTGAACCTGCCGGGTCTGGACATCCTCAACATCGAAGAGCACGCCCGGATTCTGGAACTGATCGATGCCCAGCAGTGGCCCAACGGCTGGGACGGCACCGAGCGGCGTGGCGATGACCAGTATTTCCGAGACGCGAACGCGGGCAGCGACTGGATGTATGCCGACTTGGAACTGCACAACGGACTGGGCGGGTTGAGCTGA